A stretch of the Chitinophagales bacterium genome encodes the following:
- the rpsJ gene encoding 30S ribosomal protein S10, with amino-acid sequence MSQRIRIKLKSYDHNLVDKSAEKIVKSVKATGAVVSGPIPLPTHKNIFTILRSPHVNSNSKEQFQLCTYKRLLDIYSSSSKTVDALMKLELPSGVDVDIKI; translated from the coding sequence ATGAGTCAAAGAATTAGAATAAAATTGAAGTCGTACGACCACAATCTAGTAGATAAGTCTGCTGAGAAAATCGTAAAATCAGTAAAGGCTACTGGTGCTGTAGTGTCTGGACCTATTCCATTACCTACGCACAAGAATATCTTTACCATCTTGCGTTCTCCACACGTAAACTCTAACTCTAAAGAGCAGTTTCAATTGTGTACTTATAAGAGACTATTAGATATTTACTCTTCTTCATCTAAGACCGTAGATGCACTCATGAAGTTAGAATTACCTTCTGGTGTTGATGTAGATATTAAAATATAA
- the rplC gene encoding 50S ribosomal protein L3, whose translation MMKGIIGKKLGMMSYFDDKGKSIGCTIIEAGPCVVTQVKTQEVDGYNALQIGFEEKKEKNTSAGMKGHFAKSNTTPKKKLVEIAGHEGKNLGDTISAADFAEGDVVEIVGISKGKGFQGVVKRHGFSGVGMGSHGQHDRQRAPGSIGASSFPSRVFPGTRMAGRMGGDQVKLKGIKVLKVIEDKNVLVVKGSVPGANGSYVVLQNKK comes from the coding sequence ATCATGAAAGGAATAATAGGAAAAAAACTAGGAATGATGAGCTACTTCGATGACAAAGGAAAAAGCATCGGATGTACCATTATCGAAGCTGGTCCATGTGTGGTAACGCAAGTAAAAACACAAGAAGTGGATGGCTACAATGCTCTTCAAATTGGATTTGAAGAGAAAAAAGAAAAAAACACTTCAGCAGGAATGAAGGGTCATTTCGCAAAATCTAACACCACTCCAAAGAAAAAATTAGTAGAAATCGCTGGACATGAAGGTAAAAACCTTGGAGATACCATTTCTGCTGCTGACTTTGCTGAAGGCGATGTGGTAGAAATCGTAGGTATTTCTAAAGGAAAAGGATTTCAAGGTGTCGTGAAAAGACATGGCTTCTCTGGAGTAGGTATGGGATCACACGGTCAGCATGACAGACAGAGAGCTCCAGGTTCTATTGGTGCTTCTTCCTTCCCATCAAGAGTTTTCCCTGGTACGAGAATGGCCGGTAGAATGGGCGGTGATCAAGTGAAATTGAAAGGAATCAAAGTATTGAAAGTAATCGAAGATAAAAATGTACTAGTAGTTAAAGGTTCTGTGCCTGGCGCAAATGGTTCATACGTAGTCCTTCAAAATAAAAAATAA